A segment of the Macrobrachium rosenbergii isolate ZJJX-2024 chromosome 40, ASM4041242v1, whole genome shotgun sequence genome:
GTGTTTAGTTCTCTTTGGACTGTTTCATTATCTGGTATGGGTACTGcctcctttttaaatttttggtacCGATACAAGTTAGAGAAGTCTCCTTTGACCAAGCCTGCTCAGGCAGAAGTAGGTAAAACATTAGCACTTGAGACTAGAAAGGCACGAAAGATTTTGGTACAACGTATTCTAAAGACAGATCATTACAGGAGGCATTCTTGCCCTCACCTTAAAGTAACTGCAGCTGGAAAAGTTCCTATAGAAAAGAGATCCAGATGACTCTCCAGCTGtctaaaagagaaactgaaagatataatttAACCTTAGATTTaaatttgccataaaaaaaaagtactggggCAGTTAGGATGTATGACCCAGGGGTGGTTTAAATGTGAATTACTGAAGGCTTTGCTTTAGCGTTTATGGAAATTTCTTGGGTGTCCATGTGTTCATATTCAAGTGTAGGGCAATCCAAATCTGCCAGCCAGGATATGGCAATTTCTGATTGGTCATCTATTGTGAATTGAGAGACCAAGCCCTGGAGGTTGTTTCATAATTAAGTCTCTGCAGTTGCATCTGATGAGGTATTTGTTGGTTGTGACTCTCCCAGATGCCTATCCTGTCGTGGATTCTGAAAAGGTGTTATGGACCTCCAATGGTTGTTGGATCCAGACCACTTGCAAGTGGTATCCATCAAACCCAGAGATTCACAAAGCTCTTTTTACTATGCTTAGCCAGACCTTTTCTATCCCCAGGTACTCCTTTAACCCACTGGAATCTTGCTTTAGCTTGCATATTATTTTCTCATCCTTCCATTTAAATTCTGTAGTCCCCTTTCTtcaatctgactttccaccctcatctcacaattgtttcacggtgcaactgcgaggtttccctcctgttacacctttcaaaccttcttactgtcaatttccctctcccagctgaatgtcctcataggttccagctctTGGTCTTTGTCCTTAATAATatattcctttcctccttccattTGAATAGTGGTTCAGGTCAAGTTATATAAAAGCATGAGGCTGGGAGTTGCTGTTGACTTTCCCGTAATTCATCTGTCCTCAAGACTTCAAAAGTTACAGGGAATTGAAACTGTAAATTAAGGTTGATCATGATTAGTATGTTTGTAAggaaaatttaatgttaaaaccttcacgaaaagaaaaaattaaatttataaaaagaaacatttattaaaatgactaactgtatttgttttataattattttctatttcattgctGTTTCAGCAAACCTGAAGCAGCGGATGATGAAGTTTGGGAAGAATTGGATGAAGACGTTATGGAAGAATGCATGATTTTAGCCACACAGATGTGTACTACTGATGCAGTCAAGGACAGCAAAAAGAGAAACGGTTCTAATCATGTTTCGGAAACTTTTAACATTTCCAAGAGAAGCGAGAATGGTGACTTACTAGAGGATAGTGGTTTTTCAAGCGCAAGAGGCACAGCCCATGAAGCTTCTAAAGGGTTTGGTAGGTCAGGAAAAGGCAAGAGCTCAGATCATCTTGCAAATAAATCCTTTAAAGGTAATGCATATGCAAGCAGATTCGATGATTTTGCATCAACCTCGGATtctcaaaaattaaatgttaccAAAACATACCAGAATTCTGGAAGAGTTTACAATTCCATTCCTATAAAAGGGAATAATGTCAACAAGGGGACTACAGTCGTTCAGCCGAGCACCAGCAAAGATGGCTTCAGAAATGAATCTCAAAATGTATCCAAATGGAACGAAAGTGATGTAGCAAAGCTTCAGGAAGAGATTCAGTTGAAACAGGGTGAAATATCTGTGCTAAGATCAGAACTGAAAAGGAAGGAGACAGCCTTAGCTGCCGAGAGATTAGAAAGATGTAGTATTGTCGATCAAGCAGAAAAAGAGGCAGAGAAAAGGCAGCTTTGGCTACAGtggaagcagaaaagaaagtaaaacaagcCAACAAAATGGTAGAGAAACTTCAAGATGAACTTCATTTCAAGAACCGGGAAATAGAGGAACTTGAAGGCCAGTGTCGGCGCTTAGAGAAGCAGACTCAGCAGCAGTCATTTTCACCATCTCAGAAAAGCAGAAAAGAAATTTCAGCTGTTGTAAAATCTCCTGGAAAGCCCAGTTCTAGTTTCAAAAACCATTTTGATTTCAGCACGTCTGTCAGCAAGAAGAACATGGGAGCACAGACAGAGGtgttaaaagagaataaaaaaaggccAAAGTTAGAAGTAACTTTTCCAAGAGGCAGAGCTCGCTTAAGTCGACAGATAGTCTGCTTATTTTCTAACGATGCCTTAGAAAGGTTCAGCAAGTCATCCGGCCACTCTGGTAGGTGGGCTCTTAATGACGAATGGAGAAATATTTTAAGCCAGATGGTTTTGGATTATGAAGATGGTGACAGTGTACAAAAGCAGTTGCTAGCCCTTAGTATTCAAAGGCTTGAAGAAGTACACACCATGTTTGCATCTAACAAAGTTGATGGTTCAAGATCACCTCCAAC
Coding sequences within it:
- the mus304 gene encoding LOW QUALITY PROTEIN: uncharacterized protein mus304 (The sequence of the model RefSeq protein was modified relative to this genomic sequence to represent the inferred CDS: inserted 1 base in 1 codon); translation: MPRQQGPPGFPSMAGFLGENPAKRLRMQEPQKEKTLTDMSKPEAADDEVWEELDEDVMEECMILATQMCTTDAVKDSKKRNGSNHVSETFNISKRSENGDLLEDSGFSSARGTAHEASKGFGRSGKGKSSDHLANKSFKGNAYASRFDDFASTSDSQKLNVTKTYQNSGRVYNSIPIKGNNVNKGTTVVQPSTSKDGFRNESQNVSKWNESDVAKLQEEIQLKQGEISVLRSELKRKETALAAERLERCSIVDQAEXRGREKAALATVEAEKKVKQANKMVEKLQDELHFKNREIEELEGQCRRLEKQTQQQSFSPSQKSRKEISAVVKSPGKPSSSFKNHFDFSTSVSKKNMGAQTEVLKENKKRPKLEVTFPRGRARLSRQIVCLFSNDALERFSKSSGHSGRWALNDEWRNILSQMVLDYEDGDSVQKQLLALSIQRLEEVHTMFASNKVDGSRSPPTNFDPVDSYEGLVVPTLAILKSLTTTQCMDMLQKAIQVVCLHLLQISYRDVIINDHTWSLTLQALSQLSRITTQIDKTICVLLAEKLRDFCKNNCSDEKLMSLLQVLQDSAHHKHFTESLCTNEGNCFIGALCSLINQQEGEHLLIAVAVQEWLAVVFIDAPPWVTSKCSCPSKLLAVVLKEIYFAVDTIVSSQDRGESTLRRLLIPAIRLLHSWSTRDSLWWEKIACLPQYTVVMGAILNNAKTLKADRQTVDLLCDLYEFDDKIFES